A section of the Elizabethkingia anophelis R26 genome encodes:
- the dacB gene encoding D-alanyl-D-alanine carboxypeptidase/D-alanyl-D-alanine endopeptidase has translation MRKTFIIGLVISQTVAAQNISQRLEDETKKMIRSENMLAANLSFYVADENGNVVYEYQGNKGLSTASTQKIFTAIAALDKLGPSFTFKTQASYSGQLQGSILQGNFYLTSNGDPTLGSWRYEGYKPENFKAKLLAAVQDKGIKTIEGDLILDDSYFDLQTTPGGWPWNDMGNYYGAGVWGISWNENQFDMSVVGGKDIKSFNYTPVNVNWVSEVKAEGSGDNSIIYTAPFSDFGLINGRLPAGKTTVVSGALPNPPLVLGTEIKKWFSEKGITIKGKVLTYNTEKIKGNEIPQTPVNNVFFTYQSPSLDKIIYWFLQKSVNLYGETLVKTFSRQKTKNASFDSGINELKQYWRDKGLASAMINFADGSGLSPQNYVSAKAEVQALLYAQKQPWFDAFYKALPTYNGMKMKSGTIKASKAYTGYHQSKSGKKYVFSMIVNNYSGGNINSQMYKVLDELK, from the coding sequence ATGAGGAAGACATTCATAATCGGTTTAGTTATAAGTCAGACAGTTGCAGCTCAAAATATATCACAAAGACTTGAAGATGAAACAAAAAAAATGATAAGGTCAGAAAATATGCTGGCAGCTAACTTATCGTTTTATGTAGCCGATGAAAATGGAAATGTAGTTTATGAATATCAAGGCAATAAAGGTTTGTCTACAGCCAGTACACAGAAGATTTTTACCGCTATTGCAGCTTTAGACAAATTGGGACCTTCTTTTACTTTTAAGACACAAGCATCTTATAGTGGGCAGCTACAAGGCAGTATATTGCAAGGTAATTTTTACCTTACTTCTAATGGGGATCCCACATTGGGAAGCTGGCGCTATGAGGGATATAAGCCGGAGAATTTTAAAGCAAAGCTATTGGCAGCTGTACAAGACAAAGGGATAAAAACGATTGAAGGAGATCTTATACTGGACGATTCTTATTTCGATTTGCAGACAACTCCCGGAGGCTGGCCATGGAATGATATGGGAAATTATTACGGTGCAGGTGTGTGGGGAATAAGCTGGAACGAAAATCAGTTTGATATGAGCGTAGTTGGAGGAAAAGATATTAAAAGCTTTAATTATACTCCGGTAAATGTAAATTGGGTTAGTGAAGTAAAAGCTGAGGGAAGTGGGGATAATAGTATTATTTATACAGCGCCTTTCTCAGATTTTGGATTAATTAACGGCAGACTGCCGGCAGGTAAAACGACCGTAGTTTCCGGAGCTTTACCTAATCCACCTTTAGTACTGGGAACCGAGATTAAAAAATGGTTTTCCGAAAAAGGTATTACAATTAAAGGAAAAGTTCTAACCTATAACACTGAAAAAATTAAAGGTAACGAAATCCCTCAAACCCCTGTGAATAATGTGTTCTTTACCTATCAGTCACCATCGCTGGACAAGATTATTTACTGGTTTCTTCAGAAAAGTGTAAACTTGTATGGTGAAACACTGGTGAAAACATTCTCGAGACAAAAAACAAAGAACGCATCTTTTGATTCCGGAATTAACGAGCTGAAGCAATACTGGCGGGATAAAGGTTTAGCTTCAGCGATGATTAATTTTGCAGATGGAAGCGGGCTTTCACCTCAGAATTATGTTTCGGCAAAAGCCGAAGTTCAGGCTCTTTTATATGCACAGAAACAACCATGGTTTGATGCTTTTTATAAAGCACTTCCAACATATAACGGAATGAAAATGAAAAGTGGTACTATAAAAGCCAGTAAAGCATATACAGGATATCACCAGAGTAAATCGGGCAAAAAATATGTGTTCTCCATGATTGTTAATAATTATTCAGGAGGAAATATAAACAGCCAGATGTATAAAGTTTTAGATGAATTAAAATAA
- a CDS encoding RelA/SpoT family protein, translating into MVYDLEQENKEILARYKDLISNTYRTLDEDQNKLIRKAFDIALDAHKDQRRKTGEPYIYHPIEVAKIVANEIGLGATSIASALLHDVIEDSDYTYEDLEKLFGKKIADIVQGLTKISIMNHQNISVQSENYRKLLMTLSEDFRVILIKIADRLHNMRTLDSMRADKQKKIASETVYIYAPLAHRLGLYNIKSELEDLSLKYNNPDIYNEITEKLILAKESREKYIAEFTKEVSEKLKEEGLNFSIKGRAKAISSIYRKMLKQNVSFEEVYDNYAIRIIYKSDAKNEKFLAWKIYSIVTDLYHSNPARMRDWISQPRSTGYESLHLTVLGPDNKWIEVQIRSERMDEVAEKGVAAHYKYKEGYKKNNDDRNFEQWVTQIREVLEGQQSLSTNELLDSIKLNLYSKEVFVFTPKGEIKLLPSGSTALDFAFSVHTDLGMKCLGAKVNGKLVPISYVLANGDQIDILTSNNQKPKADWLDFVVTSKAKAKIKAALNSHKSEMVEEGKEILQRKMRHAKIAYTDDEINKLQKFFNYKTSQELFLNFQSGVLDASDLKKYVDGKGMISNLLQKFRKTPRQEFVAPEPASDLDMIVFGKDEQKMDYSFAKCCSVLPGDKIFGFITINDGIKVHNENCPNAINLRANYDYRVLTAKWVNAERFTNRAKIEIEGLDRQGMINDISTIISNNMNLDMKSFSIESNDGIFTGNIVLEVRNKSQLDETLKHLKAIKNVTKVRRL; encoded by the coding sequence ATGGTTTACGACCTAGAACAAGAGAATAAAGAAATCTTAGCCCGATATAAGGACCTGATTTCTAATACATACCGAACACTTGATGAGGATCAGAACAAACTTATTCGTAAAGCATTCGATATCGCTTTGGATGCCCATAAGGATCAGCGACGTAAAACAGGGGAACCTTATATATACCATCCTATTGAAGTAGCAAAAATTGTAGCTAATGAAATAGGCCTTGGTGCAACAAGTATTGCATCTGCACTTTTGCACGATGTCATCGAAGATTCTGACTATACCTATGAAGATCTTGAAAAACTGTTTGGAAAGAAAATAGCGGATATTGTACAGGGGCTAACGAAGATCTCGATTATGAACCACCAAAATATTTCGGTTCAGTCAGAAAATTACCGTAAGCTCCTTATGACTTTGTCCGAAGACTTTCGGGTAATCCTTATTAAAATTGCCGATCGTCTTCACAATATGCGTACCTTGGATAGTATGCGTGCTGATAAGCAAAAGAAGATTGCATCGGAGACAGTATATATCTATGCTCCACTGGCACACAGACTGGGTTTGTATAACATAAAGTCGGAGCTGGAGGATCTTTCTTTGAAATACAATAATCCGGATATCTACAATGAAATTACAGAGAAGCTAATTCTGGCAAAAGAAAGCCGGGAAAAATATATTGCCGAATTTACAAAAGAGGTTTCTGAGAAACTAAAAGAAGAGGGACTGAACTTTTCCATAAAAGGGCGTGCTAAAGCCATCAGCAGTATTTACCGTAAAATGCTGAAGCAAAATGTAAGCTTTGAGGAAGTTTATGATAACTACGCTATCAGAATTATTTATAAATCGGATGCTAAGAACGAGAAATTCCTAGCCTGGAAGATCTACTCTATTGTTACCGATCTTTACCACAGCAACCCTGCCCGAATGCGGGACTGGATATCTCAACCCCGTTCAACCGGCTACGAAAGTTTACACCTTACAGTATTAGGTCCGGATAACAAATGGATTGAAGTACAGATCCGAAGTGAGCGAATGGATGAAGTAGCAGAGAAAGGTGTTGCCGCTCATTATAAGTACAAAGAAGGATATAAAAAGAACAATGATGACCGTAACTTCGAACAATGGGTTACTCAGATCCGTGAAGTTTTGGAAGGGCAGCAGTCACTTTCTACCAACGAACTTTTGGACAGCATCAAACTAAACCTTTATAGTAAAGAGGTTTTCGTCTTCACTCCTAAAGGAGAAATCAAGCTACTCCCTTCCGGATCTACAGCTCTGGATTTTGCTTTCTCTGTTCATACCGATTTAGGAATGAAATGTCTTGGAGCAAAGGTAAACGGAAAATTAGTTCCTATTTCCTATGTTCTGGCGAATGGTGACCAGATCGATATTTTAACCAGTAACAACCAGAAACCTAAAGCTGACTGGCTGGACTTTGTGGTGACGTCCAAGGCTAAGGCAAAAATTAAAGCAGCTCTCAATTCTCACAAAAGTGAGATGGTGGAAGAAGGAAAAGAGATTTTGCAGCGTAAAATGCGCCATGCTAAAATTGCGTATACCGACGATGAAATCAACAAGCTACAAAAGTTTTTTAATTATAAAACATCTCAGGAGTTATTCCTGAATTTCCAAAGTGGTGTATTAGATGCATCGGATCTGAAAAAGTATGTCGATGGAAAAGGAATGATTAGTAATCTTTTACAAAAATTCCGTAAAACACCAAGGCAGGAATTTGTTGCTCCTGAACCAGCTTCGGATCTGGATATGATCGTTTTTGGTAAGGATGAACAAAAAATGGATTACAGTTTTGCAAAATGCTGTAGTGTACTTCCTGGTGATAAGATTTTCGGATTTATTACAATTAACGATGGTATAAAGGTGCACAATGAAAACTGCCCGAATGCTATTAACCTGCGTGCTAATTATGACTACCGTGTTCTTACTGCCAAATGGGTAAATGCAGAACGCTTTACCAACCGTGCAAAAATAGAAATAGAAGGTCTGGACAGACAAGGTATGATCAATGACATCTCTACAATTATTTCCAATAATATGAACCTGGATATGAAGAGTTTCTCTATCGAATCCAATGATGGTATCTTTACAGGAAATATCGTTCTCGAAGTCAGAAATAAATCCCAACTGGACGAAACACTTAAACATCTTAAAGCAATTAAGAATGTTACTAAAGTCAGACGTCTGTAA